A portion of the Solea senegalensis isolate Sse05_10M linkage group LG17, IFAPA_SoseM_1, whole genome shotgun sequence genome contains these proteins:
- the LOC122784045 gene encoding adenylate kinase 7-like isoform X2: protein MEQQTFTRRLFINDVDTFSSRNIAKYLSTCFTDETTQDGAASPPRQPAFRTVATVSSSSKHQNNLFLLQQYTSPTRDELLQRLLECDVVVYNISENATQQQIEEATWAITALHAESENFTARKMFVLVSTVMTWAMTKPQNPEEADAVLTEEDFRRRRPHPSFRNHNNLEKLVLKLGKGSKSKLSSYVVASGLQYGKGENLFHYFFQVSWLLKLPKVPIFGPGTNHVPMIHVHDLARVIENIIELKPKSKYILAVDDSKNTLEDVVKMISDKLGPGEITTLEEQEAVAMKAFTPDELQYLSIDLRLDAFIIKDSFGLRWTSEHGMVENMENIVEEYKHARQLHPIKMCVVGPPSVGKTTVSEKLCRRYKIHHIKIKEVIEEKVAQLTGIVNGDDPESENTSEDVRAAARLQLDRINKSMGVNADRLDDHLVFDILKEKLNSKPCRNQGFVLDGFLKTYDQAQQIFLNEETETQSSEVETPVFNNTITPEHVIALEASDDFLTKRAQGLPESVAEKMRYTPDEFVRRLARHRELAAAEETLLDFFDELEIHPEQIEVTTDDPEYTDVVKKITQMVGIPRNYGLSPQEQEGEERRREEERKQKVAAEVAKKKRGNEAALAEMAAQYEEWRNVSEVKRQEDELLEARSLPLRNYLMKYVMPSLSEAMLDCCKVKPDDPVDFLAEHLLRHNQDD, encoded by the exons atggagcaaCAGACCTTCACCAGACGTCTTTTTATCAACGACGTCGACACGTTTTCTTCTAGAAACATCGCCAAG tatttaTCAACGTGTTTCACTGATGAGACAACGCAAGATGGCGCTGCTTCACCTCCACGTCAACCTGCTTTCAGGACAGTAGCGACTGTGTCTTCGTCCTCCAAACACCAGAACAATCTGTTTCTACTGCAGCAGTACACG TCACCGACTCGAGATGAGCTCCTCCAGCGGCTGCTGGAGTGCGATGTGGTCGTGTACAACATCTCGGAAAATGCAACGCAGCAACAGATTGAAGAGGCGACATGGGCAATAACGG CCCTGCACGCCGAGTCGGAAAACTTTACAGCGCGGAAAATGTTCGTCTTAGTCTCGACAGTGATGACCTGGGCCATGACCAAGCCACAGAATCCG GAGGAAGCAGACGCCGTGTTAACAGAGGAAGATTTCAGAAGGAGAAGACCTCATCCCAGTTTCAGGAACCACAATAATCTGGAGAAACTCGTGCTCAAATTGGGCAAAGGG AGTAAGTCCAAACTCTCCAGTTACGTCGTAGCAAGTGGTCTTCAGTACGGAAAGGGGGAAAACCTCTTTCACTACTTCTTTCAG GTGTCCTGGTTGTTGAAGCTTCCAAAAGTTCCCATATTTGGACCAGGCACAAATCACGTCCCCATGATTCACGTACATGACCTTGCACG cgTGATTGAAAACATCATTGAGCTGAAGCCAAAGTCAAAGTACATCCTCGCCGTCGATGATTCCAAGAACACTTTGGAGGACGTTGTAAAG ATGATAAGTGATAAACTCGGTCCGGGGGAAATTACCACACTCGAGGAGCAGGAAGCCGTCGCCATGAAAGCTTTTACG cCAGACGAGCTGCAGTATCTCAGCATCGACCTCCGTTTGGACgcttttattataaaagactcCTTTGGGCTGCGGTGGACGTCTGAACACGGGATGGTTGAGAACATGGAGAACATTGTGGAGGAATATAAACACGCCCGGCAGCTACAC CCTATTAAAATGTGCGTGGTTGGGCCTCCATCTGTGGGTAAAACCACCGTGTCAGAGAAACTCTGTCGCCGCTACAAGATTCACCACATCAAGATCAAAGAGGTGATCGAGGAAAAGGTCGCACAACTG ACGGGGATAGTGAATGGAGACGACCCTGAATCTGAAAATACCAGTGAAGACGTTAGAGCTGCTGCACGTCTTCAGCTGGACAGGATTAATAAAAGCATGGGAGTGAACGCAG ATCGACTGGACGACCATctagtttttgacattttgaaggAAAAGCTGAATTCAAAACCGTGCAGGAACCAAGGATTCGTTCTTGACGGCTTCCTGAAGACTTACGATCAAGCACAGCAGATTTTCCTGA ACGAGGAAACAGAGACTCAGAGTTCAGAGGTTGAAACACCTGTGTTCAACAACACGATCACTCCAG AGCATGTTATTGCGTTGGAAGCCTCCGACGATTTCCTGACAAAACGAGCGCAGGGACTTCCAGAGAGTGTCGCAGAGAAAATGCGATACACCCCGGACGAGTTTGTCCGTCGCCTGGCGAGACACAGAGAGCTCGCCGCCGCTGAGGAAACTCTGCTGGACTTCTTTGACGAGCTGGAGATTCACCCTGAGCAAATAG AGGTCACTACGGACGATCCAGAGTACACAGATGTCGTGAAGAAAATCACTCAGATGGTGGGGATTCCCAGAAACTACGGCCTGAGTCCACAGgagcaggagggggaggagaggaggagagaggaggagaggaagcagaaaGTGGCCGCGGAGGTCGCGAAGAAGAAACGCGGGAACGAGGCTGCGCTGGCAGAGATGGCTGCTCAGTATGAGGAGTGG AGGAACGTGTCCGAGGTGAAGCGACAGGAGGACGAGCTGCTGGAGGCGCGTTCTCTTCCCCTGAGGAACTACCTGATGAAGTACGTGATGCCATCGCTCTCCGAGGCCATGCTGGACTGCTGCAAGGTCAAACCAGACGACCCCGTCGACTTCCTG gCCGAGCATCTTCTACGGCACAACCAGGACGATTAA
- the LOC122784045 gene encoding adenylate kinase 7-like isoform X1 — protein sequence MEQQTFTRRLFINDVDTFSSRNIAKYLSTCFTDETTQDGAASPPRQPAFRTVATVSSSSKHQNNLFLLQQYTSPTRDELLQRLLECDVVVYNISENATQQQIEEATWAITALHAESENFTARKMFVLVSTVMTWAMTKPQNPEEADAVLTEEDFRRRRPHPSFRNHNNLEKLVLKLGKGSKSKLSSYVVASGLQYGKGENLFHYFFQVSWLLKLPKVPIFGPGTNHVPMIHVHDLARVIENIIELKPKSKYILAVDDSKNTLEDVVKMISDKLGPGEITTLEEQEAVAMKAFTPDELQYLSIDLRLDAFIIKDSFGLRWTSEHGMVENMENIVEEYKHARQLHPIKMCVVGPPSVGKTTVSEKLCRRYKIHHIKIKEVIEEKVAQLTGIVNGDDPESENTSEDVRAAARLQLDRINKSMGVNADRLDDHLVFDILKEKLNSKPCRNQGFVLDGFLKTYDQAQQIFLNEETETQSSEVETPVFNNTITPEHVIALEASDDFLTKRAQGLPESVAEKMRYTPDEFVRRLARHRELAAAEETLLDFFDELEIHPEQIEVTTDDPEYTDVVKKITQMVGIPRNYGLSPQEQEGEERRREEERKQKVAAEVAKKKRGNEAALAEMAAQYEEWQRNVSEVKRQEDELLEARSLPLRNYLMKYVMPSLSEAMLDCCKVKPDDPVDFLAEHLLRHNQDD from the exons atggagcaaCAGACCTTCACCAGACGTCTTTTTATCAACGACGTCGACACGTTTTCTTCTAGAAACATCGCCAAG tatttaTCAACGTGTTTCACTGATGAGACAACGCAAGATGGCGCTGCTTCACCTCCACGTCAACCTGCTTTCAGGACAGTAGCGACTGTGTCTTCGTCCTCCAAACACCAGAACAATCTGTTTCTACTGCAGCAGTACACG TCACCGACTCGAGATGAGCTCCTCCAGCGGCTGCTGGAGTGCGATGTGGTCGTGTACAACATCTCGGAAAATGCAACGCAGCAACAGATTGAAGAGGCGACATGGGCAATAACGG CCCTGCACGCCGAGTCGGAAAACTTTACAGCGCGGAAAATGTTCGTCTTAGTCTCGACAGTGATGACCTGGGCCATGACCAAGCCACAGAATCCG GAGGAAGCAGACGCCGTGTTAACAGAGGAAGATTTCAGAAGGAGAAGACCTCATCCCAGTTTCAGGAACCACAATAATCTGGAGAAACTCGTGCTCAAATTGGGCAAAGGG AGTAAGTCCAAACTCTCCAGTTACGTCGTAGCAAGTGGTCTTCAGTACGGAAAGGGGGAAAACCTCTTTCACTACTTCTTTCAG GTGTCCTGGTTGTTGAAGCTTCCAAAAGTTCCCATATTTGGACCAGGCACAAATCACGTCCCCATGATTCACGTACATGACCTTGCACG cgTGATTGAAAACATCATTGAGCTGAAGCCAAAGTCAAAGTACATCCTCGCCGTCGATGATTCCAAGAACACTTTGGAGGACGTTGTAAAG ATGATAAGTGATAAACTCGGTCCGGGGGAAATTACCACACTCGAGGAGCAGGAAGCCGTCGCCATGAAAGCTTTTACG cCAGACGAGCTGCAGTATCTCAGCATCGACCTCCGTTTGGACgcttttattataaaagactcCTTTGGGCTGCGGTGGACGTCTGAACACGGGATGGTTGAGAACATGGAGAACATTGTGGAGGAATATAAACACGCCCGGCAGCTACAC CCTATTAAAATGTGCGTGGTTGGGCCTCCATCTGTGGGTAAAACCACCGTGTCAGAGAAACTCTGTCGCCGCTACAAGATTCACCACATCAAGATCAAAGAGGTGATCGAGGAAAAGGTCGCACAACTG ACGGGGATAGTGAATGGAGACGACCCTGAATCTGAAAATACCAGTGAAGACGTTAGAGCTGCTGCACGTCTTCAGCTGGACAGGATTAATAAAAGCATGGGAGTGAACGCAG ATCGACTGGACGACCATctagtttttgacattttgaaggAAAAGCTGAATTCAAAACCGTGCAGGAACCAAGGATTCGTTCTTGACGGCTTCCTGAAGACTTACGATCAAGCACAGCAGATTTTCCTGA ACGAGGAAACAGAGACTCAGAGTTCAGAGGTTGAAACACCTGTGTTCAACAACACGATCACTCCAG AGCATGTTATTGCGTTGGAAGCCTCCGACGATTTCCTGACAAAACGAGCGCAGGGACTTCCAGAGAGTGTCGCAGAGAAAATGCGATACACCCCGGACGAGTTTGTCCGTCGCCTGGCGAGACACAGAGAGCTCGCCGCCGCTGAGGAAACTCTGCTGGACTTCTTTGACGAGCTGGAGATTCACCCTGAGCAAATAG AGGTCACTACGGACGATCCAGAGTACACAGATGTCGTGAAGAAAATCACTCAGATGGTGGGGATTCCCAGAAACTACGGCCTGAGTCCACAGgagcaggagggggaggagaggaggagagaggaggagaggaagcagaaaGTGGCCGCGGAGGTCGCGAAGAAGAAACGCGGGAACGAGGCTGCGCTGGCAGAGATGGCTGCTCAGTATGAGGAGTGG CAGAGGAACGTGTCCGAGGTGAAGCGACAGGAGGACGAGCTGCTGGAGGCGCGTTCTCTTCCCCTGAGGAACTACCTGATGAAGTACGTGATGCCATCGCTCTCCGAGGCCATGCTGGACTGCTGCAAGGTCAAACCAGACGACCCCGTCGACTTCCTG gCCGAGCATCTTCTACGGCACAACCAGGACGATTAA